TGTACGACAAGAAGATTTCAAATATGAAAGAGCTTCTTCCGCTGCTTGAAAAAGTTGTTCAGACAGGGAAACCTCTGTTAATCATTGCCGAAGATGTTGAAGGTGAAGCACTTGCCACATTGGTAGTCAACAAAATCCGTGGTACACTGAAAATTGCAGCAGTTAAAGCTCCCGGATTTGGTGACAGAAGAAAAGCCATGCTGGAAGACATAGCTATCCTGACAGGTGGAACTGTTATTTCAGAAGAAAGAGGATACAGCCTCGAAAATGCTGACCTTTCATTCCTTGGCACCTGCGAAAAAGTTACCATCGACAAGGATAATACAACCATCGTCAACGGTAAGGGAGATAAAGAAGACATCAAGGCAAGAATCAACCAGATCAAAGCCCAGATTGAAACCACGACCTCCGACTATGACAAAGAAAAACTGCAGGAACGTCTTGCCAAGCTTTCAGGCGGTGTGGCAGTAATTTATGTTGGTGCCTCATCAGAAATTGAAATGAAAGAAAAGAAAGACCGTGTGGATGATGCACTGAATGCTACCCGTGCCGCTGTTGAAGAAGGTATTATCCCCGGTGGTGGTGTTGGTTATATCCGTGCATTGCCAGCTCTCGATGCCATCAAATGCGACAACGCAGATGAAAAAACAGGTGTTCAGATTATCCGCAAGGCTATTGAAAGCCCGCTTCGTATCATTGTGACCAACTCCGGCAACGATGGTTCCATTGTCCTTGAAAAAGTTAAAGATGGAAAAGAAGACTTTGGCTACAATGCACGCACTGAAAAATTTGAAAATCTGTTCAAAACCGGTGTGATCGACCCGACCAAAGTAACCAGAATAGCACTTGAAAATGCCGCTTCAGTAGCCGGAATGATTCTGACTACCGAATGTGTGGTTGCTGAAATTCCTGAAGAAAAGCCAGCAATGCCTCCAATGCCGGCAGGCGGAATGGATTACTAAAATTGTCTTTATAGACTCTTTTCATAAAGGCCCCTCTTTACAGAGGGGTTTTTTTTTATACATTTCTTACATTTGCCGCCTAAAAAATTTTTTTTCACTTTAAGATTCCACATTATTTATGAAAGAGTCGTTACAAATCCTTGACAACATCAGGCTCAATTTCAATCCTGACGGTCTGCTGGTGCTGAACATTACCCTTGCCCTTATTATGTTTGGCGTTGCCCTTGAAATTAAACTTAAAAACTTCAGGGATATTTTTCTCATGCCAAAACCATTTTTCACAGGCTTTTTCTCACAGTTTCTGATGTTGCCACTGTTTACCTTTCTCCTTGTTGTTCTGCTCAACCGGTGGATTACGCCTACCATTGCCATGGGGATGATACTGGTAGCTTCCTGCCCGGGCGGCAATGTTTCCAATTTTATTTCCTCTCTTGCAAAAGGAAATGTAGCACTATCGGTTACCCTGACAGCTACTGCCACTCTGTCGGCACTGGTGTTAACACCCCTGAACTTTGCCCTGTACGGAAGCCTTTATGTCAAATTTATTTCTATTACCAACTCCGACCAGCTCCTGCAACCTTTAACCATTCCTCTTGGGCAGGTGTTTCAGACCGTCTTCATTTTACTGGGTATTCCCCTCTTTCTTGGAATGCTTGTCAACTGGAAGTTTCCACGTTTTACTAAAATGATGATGAAGCCCATCCGCATTTTTTCCATCATCAGTTTTACCGCCATGGTGGTGCTTGCTTTTATCAATAATTACGAATATTTCTGGGCTAACATCAAATATATATTTTTATTGGTTCTGGTTCAGAACTCTATGGCTTTTCTGATAGGATACCTTTTCAGTCTTTCATTTAAGCTGAACCGGCAGAATTGCAGGACAATCAGCATCGAAACAGGCATACAAAACTCTGGTCTTGCCCTTGTTTTACTCTTCAATCCGAAGATTTTTCCGCCTGAACTCGCCATAGGTGGCATGGCATTCATTGCCGCCTGGTGGGGAATATGGCACATTCTGGCAGGACTTGGCATTGCTTCACTCTGGTCGTACAGAAAAATTACCGCTCCTGCATTAAAAACAACCTGATATGCCACTAAGGAATATCGAAAGATTTTCAATTCGTTATGAATTATTAAAGCCGTTTTTCATCTTTGCCTTTAACAGGTTCTGGTACAGAAAAACAGAAGTTGCCGGAAGGGAAAACATCCCCAAAAAAGTTCCTTTGCTTTTGGTCTCGAACCATCAGAACGCCCTGATGGATCCGCTGGCGCTGGTATTTAATGTCAAAGGGCAACCTGTTTTTCTTGCCCGCTCAGATATTTTTAAAAGCCGCATTTACAGGATATTCCTCTATTTTTTTAAAGTCATGCCTATCTTCCGGATCAGAGATGGTTGGGATGCTGTGAAACAAAATGATTTCATCAACAAAAAAGTCATCGACATTTTTTTAAAAAAGAAAAACATCGGGATTATGCCTGAGGGCAACCACGACAAGTTTAAACGGCTTCGTCCTTTAAAAAAAGGATTTGCCCGTATGGTTTTTCAAGCTGAAGAGGAAAATAATTTCAATCTTGGCATCGAAATTCTTCCGGCTGGTATCGATTATGGCAGTTTCTACAATTTCCGCACAACCCTTTTCGTCAATTTTGGTAAACCTATCAAAGTCAGTGATTTCAGAGAAGATTATGCTGAGAATCCTCAGAGAGCCATGCAATTGCTGGTGGCCCGCCTCTCAGAAGAACTTAAAAAACTGATGATTCACATTGAAAGTGTGGAGTATTACGATACCATCCTGCGGTTAATTGATATGTTTAAGCTTCATATTCAGGAGTTTACAAAAAAGAAGAAGCTGACGCTGGCCGACAAATTCAGGGCAGATAAAATAATTGTTGAAGAAGCAGAACGTCTTGCGGGAGAAAATCCATTAAAAATGGACGGGCTCAGGGAAAGAATATCCGACTACACCGAACAACTTAACCAGCTTAAAATCAGAGACTGGATAGTCAGAAAAGAAATCATTACAAAAGGAGAAATTTTCATCCGAATTCTGACTTTACTGATATTTTCCCCCGTATTTCTTTACGGATTTTTTAACAACCTTCTGGCATGGTTCATACCTCAGCTGGCTTCCCGCAAACTGGAAGATCCTCAGTTTATTTCAAGCATTCGCTTTGGGGTGTTTTTCTTTCTCTATCCTCTTCTGATTGTCATTCAGACCTTGATTGTCATTATTGCTTTTCATCAACCATGGCTTTGGCTGGCGTATCCGGTCAGCCTTCCTGTCAGCGGACTAATAGCATTTCACTATTATATTTTTTTCAGGAAGACACTCGGAATGATGAGGTGGAATAAACTCAGAAAAAAGAAAAAGAATCAGGCACTTCAACTCATACATCTCAGAAAGGAAATTATTGAAATCATGCGTCCGTTAACAGAAGAAAAAATCAGAAATACCCTAATTCAAGGATAAAAGCGGCATTTTTTCAACTTCTTTCAGTGCCTCTTCAGGGGTTATATCTGTAAATAAAAGGCTCATCATAGCTGGGAAATAATTGTCTATCGTCAGCAAGTGACTCATGATGGAGCGGTGAATCAACTTGAGGGAAGGTAAATTTTCCTTGTCGAAGAAGAAATTGGTGCGAAACCTCATTTGTTTTTTAGCTTCATCGAACTCAAAACAGCCTGTAAAAAGTCCGAAATTGACATAACGGGTAAACTCAATAAAGTTATCAACCTTATCATCATCAATTTCAAACATACAGAAAGAAATCATGGTAAAAAGTCCTGTTTCTTCCATGATTCTGATATAACAATCAATAGTGCCGAAATTTGCCTGTATCCCGAAAATAACAGTGGAACGGTCATCTTCAAGTTGATATTTCCAGCGGTTGGCTTCCAGAAGTTGTATGACTTTCTCCAGCATGTCAGGCCCATTTAAACTGCTGTCCTGAATTTTCAGGAAAAATATTATTTTGGAACCCTTTGTCAATCATCTTTTTAAGATTACTGACAACTGTCTCAATTACTTCAGAGCGAAAGCCCATTTTGTGTGCAATCTTTTTCAACAGAATTATTTCATCCGGATCTGCCTCTCCATCCACTACAATCATGAGAATCAACTCATAAAGTTTTTTGTACCTGTCGGAAAAACTGTCGGGTAATTTTGCTTCATGTTCTTTCCGGTGGTCAATTAAAAAGCGAATCTGATCTTCAGAATAATGATAGTTTTTCCCGATCCCGAGCAGAAGTTTCAATTCTTCATCTGCTATCCTGCCATCAGCAAACATGATCTGGATGAGGTTCAGCAAATGATTTTTTATTTCATCAGAACCAGTCATAAATCAGCTTTTTTTGAAATGGCTAAGGTATGCAATTATTTCCATATCATAAGCCTCATCAATTGCAGTTTTTCCATCTACATCCCTACTCAGCGGATCTACCCTGACTTTTTCAACCAGAAACTTTACCATGGGAAGGCTACCGCTTCTGACAGCATAAAACAACAGCGTCTTTTTGTCAACATCCGTCATTTTCTTATTTATCTCTTTGATTTTCAGGAGATAATTCATCAAAGGAACAGAGCCGCTTTCCGCAGCAAAAAACTGATAGGAAATGCCTTCAAACTTGTATTTTGTATCGGCATGGTGGTTAATCAGCACATTAACCATATCCGTATTGCCATTGGCCGCAGCCGTCATCAGTATCGATTTACCTTCAAAAACCCTATTCACATCAGCTCCGTTCTGAATCAGCAAAATGGCTGTTTCAGACTGATTGCATCTCACGGCAAGCATCAGCGGGCTAATAGGGTAAATTTTCCCGATCGCATTGACATCGGCTCCTTGCTCAATTAAAAACCTTGCTATTTCAATCCTGCCATATTTTGCAGCATAGTGCAGGGGCGTCAGTCCGGCTGCATTGATTTCATCTGAACGCTTGTACAATCGCCTGAAAATCAATGAATCTCCGCAAATTGCAGCTTCGTGAACACTCGTGATTTTTGTCTTAGGCTCTGCTTTTACAAATTCAAACAGAAGGAAGTTCAGTTTTTTAAAGCTGCCGGTCAGCTGAAAACCATT
This region of Sphingobacteriales bacterium genomic DNA includes:
- the groL gene encoding chaperonin GroEL (60 kDa chaperone family; promotes refolding of misfolded polypeptides especially under stressful conditions; forms two stacked rings of heptamers to form a barrel-shaped 14mer; ends can be capped by GroES; misfolded proteins enter the barrel where they are refolded when GroES binds) encodes the protein MSAKLIQFDAEARENLKKGVDALANAVKVTLGPRGRNVVIDKKFGSPLITKDGVTVAKEIELKDPVENMGAQMIKEVASKTSDAAGDGTTTATVLAQAIITEGLKNVAAGANPMDLKRGIDKAVKVVVDELKKLSKPVGDNIEKIEQVATISSNNDTEIGKLIAEAMSKVKKEGVITIEEAKVTETYVDVVEGMQFDRGYLSAYFITNADKMEAELEEPFILLYDKKISNMKELLPLLEKVVQTGKPLLIIAEDVEGEALATLVVNKIRGTLKIAAVKAPGFGDRRKAMLEDIAILTGGTVISEERGYSLENADLSFLGTCEKVTIDKDNTTIVNGKGDKEDIKARINQIKAQIETTTSDYDKEKLQERLAKLSGGVAVIYVGASSEIEMKEKKDRVDDALNATRAAVEEGIIPGGGVGYIRALPALDAIKCDNADEKTGVQIIRKAIESPLRIIVTNSGNDGSIVLEKVKDGKEDFGYNARTEKFENLFKTGVIDPTKVTRIALENAASVAGMILTTECVVAEIPEEKPAMPPMPAGGMDY
- a CDS encoding bile acid:sodium symporter family protein is translated as MKESLQILDNIRLNFNPDGLLVLNITLALIMFGVALEIKLKNFRDIFLMPKPFFTGFFSQFLMLPLFTFLLVVLLNRWITPTIAMGMILVASCPGGNVSNFISSLAKGNVALSVTLTATATLSALVLTPLNFALYGSLYVKFISITNSDQLLQPLTIPLGQVFQTVFILLGIPLFLGMLVNWKFPRFTKMMMKPIRIFSIISFTAMVVLAFINNYEYFWANIKYIFLLVLVQNSMAFLIGYLFSLSFKLNRQNCRTISIETGIQNSGLALVLLFNPKIFPPELAIGGMAFIAAWWGIWHILAGLGIASLWSYRKITAPALKTT
- a CDS encoding YbjN domain-containing protein — translated: MLEKVIQLLEANRWKYQLEDDRSTVIFGIQANFGTIDCYIRIMEETGLFTMISFCMFEIDDDKVDNFIEFTRYVNFGLFTGCFEFDEAKKQMRFRTNFFFDKENLPSLKLIHRSIMSHLLTIDNYFPAMMSLLFTDITPEEALKEVEKMPLLSLN
- a CDS encoding TerB family tellurite resistance protein, whose protein sequence is MTGSDEIKNHLLNLIQIMFADGRIADEELKLLLGIGKNYHYSEDQIRFLIDHRKEHEAKLPDSFSDRYKKLYELILMIVVDGEADPDEIILLKKIAHKMGFRSEVIETVVSNLKKMIDKGFQNNIFPENSGQQFKWA